The DNA segment TCATTGGTTCACCTTTCAATAAACAGATTGAACATAACATGAACATACATCTCATTCAACCCAGTGAAAACCAGTGCGCTCCAAATATAATGTGGGGCAGATTGTTGCCGGTTTTTCGGATTATCTAATGAAAACAATGACTTGCTGGGAGATATGGCGGAGACGATGTCCGCCAGGTCAAGTCCGTTAACAAGTTTAATCAATAAAAATCAGATGCTTGAGATTGTATTGATTTGAGTTTGTGCAGCAAAATGTGCAGCAAGAAAAGTGGGAGTAGGTCGATGGCCGTACACGTCGGCAGATCATGGTGGGCTAATAGACTTCTAGGCGATTTGTGACTAGTGCTTGTACGGCGGTAGCCATGAAGATGGTATCTTTGGGTTATCGTGAGCCATCGTTCGAAATAATAGCGCCCTGCGCAGTTTCAACGTCTTGCAATCTAGTCAGGTAACTAACCGCGAAAGCTGTGGATCATTGCGCACGACGACACACCACTTCGCAACGGCAGAGAGATCTGCGGATGGATTGGTTAGTTCGCGAATGCGTGAACGTACTGAGGTAATCTTCATTTTGGCGGCGGGGTTGTTGCCCTGACTACATCGGCCTCTTGCCTCAACGAAGTCACCGATCAGGAGGTCTACTTTTTGCCAAACTTTGCGTCGCGCCTCTGCCAAAGGTCCGTGTTCGTTCAACTTAAGTCGGTCTATAGTGATGTAGACTCGTTCCTGCTCCCAAGCTGATGATCCAGGCGTTGGAATCGCCTTACCTTCTTCATCAAAGGCTATCAACGCCACGTCATCATCATCGATCGGATCCAAAAGATAACGAGACTCTGATTCTTCCTTTGGAGCAACAAAACTTGAGCACAAAGAACCTGCCTGCAGCGGAAACCAACCTCCCTTCTTACGATTGCCAACGGTACCACAAACCCGAAAATTCATAAAGTTGAAGGCAAGCCACCAATATCCATCGCGAACCGTACCATCGAGATCCCGTGCTTCCTTCTTCGGACGAAAGTGCTCGACATCGTAATGTGAATAAAGATCACGGGTCTCAGAGAACCAGCATTTACCACCAGAAAGAGCCAGCATCCAAGGTTTTAGATCCCCCCAGTGCTTGCGATTGGCGTCGATCAATGCGTTACGTGCTTCCCGATCGCCAGCAGTCTCAAACGCCGCCATATCGTTGAGAAGCTGCGCTGACCTTGCGAGCCAATCATCCCACTGAACTTGTGTCCAAGGCTCCCACCCCGGAATATCCGTGTCGGTTGGCAATTTATGTTCAAGGTCAATCCAGATCACTCATTTGCCTCATCGCGTAGGATCTCATTAATTATATCGTCGGCGATCCGATTTTGCTCGGCTTGCTCCTCGGGTGTCAATGTCGGTTTTCGGAACTTCTGGTGCTGCGCCATCTTGCGAACAAAAAGCGCATAATCGGGATCACGGAAGTCAGATGTCGAAAAGCCGAGATCAGCGAGCTCCGCGGAAAGCCGAGAGAGTTCAGCATCCTCATCAACACTGCGGGGAGATTTCACAAATAACTCATTTCTTCTGAAAAGGCGCCGCTCGGTTTCTATATCCAATGTGGATGACAGACCAAAAAGCTCGCTCTTTAGCAGTCCAGTTACTCCCATCCCCTGGGGGTGTTCGTCGGGTACTTCGACTACGGACCGATTTCCTATGCGCCGGAGGATGTGTACTTGCTCCCTTTTAAGGCTCCCAACCATCATCGGATCATGGGTGGTGATCAGAATCTGGGAACCGCCGGAGGTTAGCTTGTCCTGTTCTGCTCCAAGAACCCCTTCAATGTCGTCGAAGTAGCGCAGCTTCCAGATTGGATTGATGTGTGTGTCTGGCTCGTCAAGCAAGAACAAGCAGTGATCTTCGCGAGTAATGCGCATTAGTGTTGAGCGACAACCACCTTGGCCGGTAGCGACAACCATCTTGGCCGGTGGCGCTGATCGGAGGGCGGGCTTGCCCGCCTGGAGGTCAGCGCCACCGGCCAAGATGATTTTGGGTTAGGTGCTGGTCGCTGCGGGTTGATAAGCCGGAAGCCTCTACGTTCCAACGGAGGACCCCGGTTGGCCTATCAATCCATCACCGACCAGCAATTGAGATTATACATGACCGACCTCAAAAATCACAGCCAATGCACATCAGCCGCCCGTGCCGGGTTCAGCGAAAGAACCGCTCGGCGATTTGATGCAGATCCAACGCCCCCTTCACAGCGCAAGATTGTTCACGGGCGTACAGTATCCGATCCTCTTGAAGGGTATTGGGAGAATGACATCCTTCCTGTTCTGGAGAACGACAATGCCCTGCAGGCCGTGACGTTGTTGCGTCACCTCCAGGGTCTACATCCTTTGGCTTTTCCAGATGATCGCATCCGCCGAACCCTGGAGCGAAGGGTCCGGCAGTGGCGCGCGCTTAAAGGCCCGGAGCGCGACATCATTTTTCGCCAGACACCAGAGCCAGGCTATATGGCACAGTCCGACTTCACCCATGCAGCCGAGCTGGAAGTGACCATTGCAGGCGCACCATTCCCGCACCTGCTTTATCATTTCGCAATGGTCTATAGCCGCTGGGAACATGTTGGTGTTGTCTTGGGCGGGGAGAGTTTTACGGCCTTGGCCGAGAACCTCCAGCAGGCGTTGTGGGCCTTGGGGGGTGTTCCACAAAACCATCGTACGGATAGTCTTTCAGCCGCATTTCGAAATCTGACGCGTGACGAGTGTGAGGATATTACCAAGCGCTATGAAGCGTTCGTCGGTCATTATGGTATGGATGCCAGTCGCAACAACCGTGGTGAAGCCCATGAGAATGGCGCCGTGGAATCGCAGAACCGTCACTTGAAGAAGGCCATCGCACAGGCACTGATCCTGCGCGGCAGCCGTGATTTTGCATCTGTGGCCGAGTATCGTCGTTTCATTGATATGCTGGTGGCGCGGCGCAATCGACAGCGTATGGAAGCGGTTGAGGTAGAACAGCTGCATCTTAAACCTTTGCCGCCGCGGCGCACCACAGACTATACGGAAGTTATCGTGCCGGTCACAAGAATGGGCGGCTTCAGGGTCAAAAGCATCTTTTACAGCGCGCCGTCACAGCTCATCGGGCAGCGTTTGCGCATCCATCTATATGATGACCGCCTCGACGCATTCTTGGGCAGCACCCTTGTCGCAACGCATCCCCGTGGCCGAGGCCGTAACGATGGCCATCGTGTCCATGTCATCAATTACCACCACGTTATCCATGCCTTGAAGCGCAAACCACAGGCTCTTTGGAGCTCGATCTACCGCGATAGCCTCTTCCCCCGCACCGAATACGCGCAGGCCTGGGAAGTGCTACAGCACAGCCTGCCGCGACGCGACGCCTGCCGCCGCATGGTCGCTCTGCTCTTTATTGCCCACGATCAAGCCTGCGAAGCGGAATTGGCACGTCTTCTTGCTGACGATCTCGGCTCTGGTTTGATACCGGACCCAAAGACGCTCGCGACACAGCTCACCCCTAAACACGCGGTGCTGCCAAAGGATGTTGTGGTTTCTCATCCGTCGCTGGACAGCTTCGATGCGCTGCTGGAGGTACGCGCATGACCTCCCGGGAGATCGACATCCACACGCTGCCCAGCATGCTGAGCGCCCTGCGCTTACCCAGCTTCCACAAGCTATGGCAGGAAATCGCCACACGAGCCGATACCGAAGGCTGGCCGGCTGCGCGCTTCCTGGCCGTGCTGGCCGAATACGAACTCGCCGAGCGGGACATGCGCCGCATGCGCCGTCATCTGAATGAATCCCAGCTCCCAGCTGGAAAGACTTTGGCAACCTTCGATTTCAAAGCTCTGCCTACCTTACCACGCGCCCGGGTCGAAGCTCTGGCTGCGGGAGATTGGTTGGACGGCGGCGCAAACCTGATCGCCATTGGCAACTCCGGCACGGGCAAGACCCACATTCTCTGTGCCATTGGCCATGCCCTGATCGAAGCAGGCCATAGGGTCTTCTATACCCGGACCAGCGATCTTGTCCAAAGACTGCAAGCCGCACGTCGGGATCTGGTGCTCGAAGCAGCTTTGGCCAAGCTCGACAAATTTGACCTGATCATCCTTGATGACATTACCTATGCCCACAAGGATCAGGCCGAAACCGGGGTGCTCTTCGAACTGATTGCCCGGCGATACGAATATCGCAGCATCGCCATCGCGGCCAATCAGCCGTTCAGTGGATGGGATCAAATCTTTCCCGACAAAGCCATGACCGTCGCGGCCATCGACCGACTTGTCCACCATGCCAGCATTCTTGAGATGAATGCGCAAAGCTTTCGCCAAAGAAGCGCTGCGGCCAACATGAAAATGCAAAACGAAGCCTCAGCGACAACCAAAAACGACAACCAAGAAGAAGGAAAAAACCTGACCTAAAGACAGTAAAAAACACAACCCCGGCGGCCGCTATAACCGGCCAAGGTGGTTGTCGGCACCGGACAAGGTGGTTGACGCGCTACACATTAGTCCAAGCACCGTAAGAATCTGTAACTCACCTTCGGACAGCTGCGTGAAACCGACCTTGCCGCCGTGTTCGTCACGCTTTCTGACGGTGATACGCACCTCGTCGATCAGATCTCCGATATACGCGCCCTCAGCGTAGCGAAAGAAACTGTCAGTACCTCCTACTAGCTCGCCGAGCTGTTTGAGGTTTTTTTGACTGGGGACAAATAGATAGAGTTGCCGCTGCTTTTCCGTTCGGCCACGAAAATCAATCTGCTTTGTAGCTTCTTGCTCTATAGGGGCCCAGGACACTTGCCATAGCTTGTCGAGGAATTCGCTTACGACATTGCCGCGGGCGTACCAAAATCTTGGATCGCCCTCATTCAATTCGTTCTCATCAAACCTACCAGCTCGGCGTTTTTCGCGCAGGCGGTGCGGTTCTTTTAAAACAAAGAGCGCCGACTCTAGCGAATCGATGTGAAGGTTCTTTAGGACCTTCTCGAAAACTGCGTCGTCTGACAGCAGGCATGCCAGCAGCACGAGCTGGCTGTGACCTCCGCGACAGTAGAACAAACGTCGCAGTCGGTCGTCGCCCGTATGTTTTAGCCGCGCCTCGTTCTGGCGCCTGGCTTCCGCAACGGCACGAATATCAGCATCTGTGCCCGTGAAATTCTCAAGAAGCCTTTCAGAAAGCACCTCGTCGGCTGTGATTTCTTGGCGCTGATTGAAACGGCGCTGGTGTTCTTGGAAAAGCGACTCGATCCGCTCATTCCGGCCAGAGTAATATGCAAAAACATGCGAGGGTAGCAGACGTGGGCCGCGACGTTCATCGCGCGGCGACTTGTCGGCACGATCATTCGTGAGGAGGTAATCTTGGCTGACCTTGTCGTCATCCACCCAGACAAATGGGCGTTTCTGCTTGGCAGTGTCAGCTTGAATACGCACCGTGTGACCGCGGATTTCATATTCTAGGGTGTAGTCAAGAGACGCGTCGCGATTGAGGTCGATGTCACGGAAGATGGTGATCAGCGCCTCGATAAGGTTCGACTTGCCGGTCCCGTTTTGACCGATCAAAGCGTGACTGCGAATGCGCTTGGGATCAATCTCCGTGGATGCGCCGGGCATCGCAGAAACGTGCGTTTTGAAGTCGATGACCAAATCTTGCAGGTTTCGAAAATTTGGGATCGCCAAATGGATAAGCTGCATACTAGGCCCCCGCCGCCTCAGCGGGTTTTTCCAACATTTCAGCCACTGTCGGTTCAGCAATCCAACCGTGCGCTACCTCAGTTTTGAGTTGCGCATAGAAGGCATCAATTTCACCGCCAAAGCGCTGCCAAAGATCTCTGGCAGGTAGTTCGCCATTGTGGCGGGCAAGGATTGTTGTCAGTGGTGCCTGTGCAGTGACATCGGGAGTGGTGCCCAATCGAAGCGGAGCAATCAATTCTGTTTGTGGGACTTTCACAGCCGCAGGTCCTTCTTCTACAAGTGATATGCCGGTTATTGAATTGACGGCAGCTATTACAAATTTTTTGGAGACGTCTAGTTTCTCTTCCAACTGATCTGAGAGCCGTTCGCACATTTGATGGTATGAACGCAAACTGGGTAGAATTTCAGGCAGCATTTCTATTGGCGGGACTGGAATCAGCACGCTACCAACTTGTTTGAGATTAAGGCCTGGCTTGTCTCCATAAATGTAACGCGCCAAGAATGCCTGACCGCCGAAAGCGTTTACCATCCAAAAATGAATGAACTCAGATAGTCTGGGGTCCAGTAAGCGAATTAGGGCGACATGCTGACTAACATAGGCATATTGCGGAAGATCGGGAACGACCGCGCACCTACCCACATTTCCGCCAGTAATCGTGATCAAAAGGTCCGATGGCTGGACCAATGTACGCATTCCTTCTGCCTTTTCAGGCAATCGTACGAACGCTGGTTTCTCGAAAATGAGCTCATCATGCTTAATATCCTGAGAGCGTATAAAGGAGTCGCCTTCGTTTGCTATGTACTTTTTCCAACCTCTCGAACCGCTGGTGATGTACTCGGTTAGCTTGGAAAGCGGTTTCCACTCCCATCCGTGCGAAAGTGGGCGTAGTTCAGCATCGGCAAAGATTTCTGATTGCCTCATTCGTGACTTTGGGGTCGTAACTCCTCGCAACACGAGATCACACATAACATCGCGAAGTTTACGAACGTCCTGCTTTTCGCTGAAAAGGCTGTCAAAGTTGGTTTCTAGTCTTTCCCAACTCTCTTTGAGCCCATATGGATCATGGGCGTCGGCTACGGCTTGAAGTGTGGAATGACGCAAAGCGTTTTGTAGCCTGCGGCGTGTTTGCTGTTGTCGTTCTAGCTGACTGCATAAATTCATCAGTTCATCGACTTTTTCGACGATCCGATTTTGCTCTTCGACAGGAGGGTACGGAATCGCAAGCTCTCGAACGGTGCTAGTATTCAATTCAACCTGTTGAGTTGTTCCAGATACCAGGGAATCTTGGTGCGATGGTTGAATTCTTGCCTGAACCCAAGGTGATGCGATCACACACCAAACATAACGTGGATTTGCTATCGACGTCAAACGTATCACTGACACGTGAGAGTCCGCGACCGCCTTATAATCAGGCCTATCTGGATATATTGCCACTCGCCCGGCGGTGCCGGTACCGGTAGAGTTCCAAAGAAGGTCACCACCTTTTAGGAACCGTTCCTCTCCATAATCGGAAATCGATTCGTCGGCCACATAGCGACTGAGACTATGATCAAATCCCGACCACTGAACGCATTTTTGTGAAATTACTTGTACGGAACCATGGTCGGCATATCTCGGACCTTTTCCCCTTTGAATGTATAGTGAAATACCTTCCAGACGCACCCATTTCCAATGGTCCGGAACCGTATATGGCGCAGCCGTCAATGGGGAGTGTGGTCGCGTCGCTCGAAGTTTCAATTCTGCCGCGTAATGTCGGCACTGATCAGCCGCAGATTCTAGTGACTCAGGTATAGAAGAATCGGAATTTTCCAGAGTTACTAACCGGCCAGAGATCGCAAGTTGAAGCACCAAATTGCGTAATTTTTCAACTCCCCCGGGGGCATTCGCAATGTGCCCAAATTCCGCAAGAAACTGAGACGCTTCCATCAGGCGTCCTCGCTGGCAAAGTGGTGCGCCAATGCTGCCGCTAGTTCGCTCTTTAAGCGATTTTCGGTTTCTTCGATCTGGCCAAGCAGGGTCTTATATTTAGGCTATTTCGCGGTTTGTGTGGGTGGCTTGGTTTCCGTTCATTTGCCTGTGGCACAAGATGTTGTGCGGTAGGGTGACGCTGGTAAGTGGGTGAGATTGCCTGCGATGAGGTATGACATGTTGATGAGGTTGCGGGTTTTGCGATACCCGCGCGCCCGAGCCTTTGCGGCCTGAATGAGGCCGTTGATGGCTTCGACAGCGCCGTTGCTCAGATCGCTGTCAAAACCGTTAAGTATACCATCCCAGTGCGCCTTGAGTGTCAGAGCGAGTTTCTTGAATGCTGGCAGCCTGCTGCGGCGCGCCCATTGAAACCAGGCGGTAAGCCGTTCTTCGGCCTCTGCCTTGGACTCGGCTTCAGCAAAGATGTCGCGCAAAGCCTCTTTCAAGCGAAACGCGCGTCCTGTTTTCAGGTGCATCCGAGATAGATCATGATGCTGTGTGATCTGCCGCTTCGTCCATCTCTTCTTGTCCTTGAGCCACATCCAGCGGCTGTGTTTCAACTCAGGTCTGCTGCGTACTTCGGCGCGGCGAACCTCTTCAAGCGCCACATTGGCCAGTTGGATGACATGGAATGGGTCGAAGGTAACATCCGCGTTCGGCAGATGCTTTGCGACGCCAGAAATGTAGGCCCTACTCATATCGATACAGGCAGCGGAGATGGCATCGGGATCACCGCCATGGGCGCGCAGATCTTCACCGAAAGCCGCCACAGTCTTTGCATCACGTCCTTCACAGGCAAAGAGAAGCCTGCCGGCCAGAAGGTCGTGAAATAGGGTGATGTAATTATGCCCGCGGCGCGCAGCTGTCTCGTCAATCCCAAGGGCGGTCACGGCGCTGAAGTCTTCGCGATCTCGCGCTGACGACACGTAATGGTCAAGAACCCGCCAGAGGCGATCGTCACCAACATCAAGCATATCAGCAACAGCCTTCACCGGCATCTGTCGCACCAGCGCAATCACAAAGGCTTCAAACAACTGACTGAAACCGCTGCCACTGCGCGCCCAGGGGACCGGAACCTGTCCGGTCTTGCTACATTGGCTGCAAGCAACACGTGGCACATCGGCATGGATGAAAGCCTTGTGCTCGAAAAAACGCAGGTGTTCCCAGATCCTGGATCGCGTGTCATGGACGGGCTGATCGGGCGCGCCACAGGAGGGACAAGCAAATCGACTTCCCGCCTTGAAGCGGACGTCAAAGTGGATCTCTTTGAGTTTGGCGTCAAAACGTACGTCCGTGACACTCCACGGAGCCTGCAGGCCAAGAGCTGTCGTGAACAAACTTGTCTCGGGACCCATGAATACCTCCTCATCCGCTGGTTTCAGGAAGCTTCACCCTATCCAAAAAAACTGCCGCAGCTCAACAGGCTCGGCGCGTCTGACGCTGCGATATTTGAGGTCTCCGCGACAGACGCGCCTTATGTTGTGACCACAATATCTGGTAGAAGATTCAATCCGCCGCCCACCAGCAACCCACACAAATCGCGAAGGGACCTATATTTAACTAGTAGTAGGTCTGGATCATGAATTTCTTCCTCCGGACCGTTGGGGTGGGTCTCATCAAGGTTGAAGATAGGCCAGTAAATTCGGTCGCCCGCAGCTTGAGCATCACTTGACTGCAGGCGCAATTCCTCTGCTTGGGCGCGCAGAATGTCCATCTGATCCTCAACCGGCTTTCGCTGCAGATCACCGCTTACCCCTTTGATCGACTCACGCAGGTCACGCACTCGGTTTTCTAGCGCCTTGGCGTCATTGTTCAGTGTGTCGGCGCGATCCCAGTGTGGTCTTGCACCAGCTTCTGCTTGCTCACGCTTAGTCTTGAAGTCGACCTTCCAAGCGAATTCGTTTGGCTCTCGGTCAGCGAAATCATTCGACTCCTTGCCCCACCAGTCCTGTAGGGGTTTGAACTCTTCAAACCGGATCGGTTTGGTCTTGCTGTAGCTCTTGTAGCCAGGCGGGTATGGGTGCTCGTAGAACCAGATGGTGTCGGTATGGAAGTGTTCGGTACCATCATCATTGACTTCACCTTTGGTGAAAAACAAAAGGTTCGTCTTGATGGTTGTGTAGGGTGCGAACACGCCTTTTGGCAGGCGCACAATTGTGTGCAGGTTGCAGTCACGGAGCAACAGCTGCTTTAGAGTGCCCTTGAGGCCATCGCCAAACAGAAAACCATCAGGCAGCACGACCGCGGCGCGCCCGTTTTCCTTCAACAGTTTCTTGATGATAAGAGCCATGAACATATCGGCCGTCTCGCGCGTGCGAAGATCCGCTGGATAATCGCTGCCCACGCCGTCATCTTCATACCCACCAAAGGGCGGATTGGTGATCACGCAATCCACTTTGTCGTGGGCGCTCCAATCGTTCCAGCCTTTTCCCAAGGTGTTGCGGTGTTCGATCTGGCTAGGTACATCAATGCCATGCAACAGCATGTTGGTTGTGCACAGCAGGTGAGGCAGCTGCTTCTTCTCAATGCCACGGATCAGGGTTTCGATGGCGCGCTGGTCTTCCGCACTGGACTTGGCGGAAAGCTGGTTGCGGAAATGATCGATCGCAGCAGTCAGGAAGCCGCCAGTCCCGCAAGCAGGGTCTAGCACGGTTTCGCGTTTGGCAAGGCTAGGGTTGAGGCGATCAGCCATGAATTGAGTGAGGGCGCGCGGGGTGTAGAATTCCCCCGCATTCCCGGCACCGCGCAGGTCGTTCAGAAGCTGTTCGTAGACGTCGCCCAAGTTTGCCCGGGTCTTGAAGTCATGGAAGTCTATCGCCTCTTCCAGCTTTTCGATAACAGCAAGCAATTGCGTGCCGGATTTCATGTAGTTGTTGGCATCTTCGAAAACGCTGCGGATCACCATATGCTGTGGGCTGGCGTTTGCATCGAGTTCTTTCAACGAAGCAAAAAGCTCGTTGTTCACGAACCCTACAATATCGCTTGGTGCGATCTGAGGTTTTCTCTTCCCGTCATCCCCGGGCAAATAGGCGGCCCAATTTCGCCACCGCATAGGCTCTGGCAATGGAGACTTGTACGTATTGTTGTCGTCTTCCCACTCCTCTTCCCGCTGGTCGAAGACCTTTAGGAAGAGCATCCACGTAAGCTGACCAAGGCGTTGGGCGTCGCCGTCGACGCCGTCGTCCTTGCGCATAATGTCCTGAATGGATTTGATGGAGTTGCTGAGGTTCATGTGCTCTTCTTATTCCTATTGGCCCGCAAAGCGGTTCAGGCCTGTCTTTGTTCATCGTTCTCGTAAAGTGCCTTCTCAAGCGACCTTACCGCCTCAGCGTAATCCTCGACGCTGCCGAAAATCCCGCGCCGGATTTGGGTCTTACTTCCGAATTGGTCGAACGGTGGGAGTTCAAGCACCTTCGCGTCTTCGATATCCTGGACACCATGGTCGGCAAATTTGTCGAGCAAAGCTTCCAGCACAGCGCGGGCTTGTTCTCCGTACTTTCCAAACACATCTCGTTTCCGGACGTTTTCGGCCCGCTCGCGGCGCGTCAACGGCTTCTGATCGAAGGCGACGTGAGCAACGAGATCAAACGCGTCAAGTTTCACCCCATTGGGCACAGCCTGTTGGAGGATCTCCAGCGGCACACCCTGACTCGTCAACAATTCGAGGACCGCTTGCTTTCGATCTGCACTATTCCAGCGCCGCAGGAATTCGGTCAGGCTACCAAATTCGTCTTGAAGCGACTTTTTGATGCTGTCCTTAAGTAAAACACGGTAGTCCTCGGTGATCAGTTTTCCGTTAGCATCAAGATATTGAGAACGTTCAACTGCAACGCGGACCTCTACATCGTCGATGAAATATTTTACGCGTCCTGGCCCAGTTCCACCACCGATTTCAACACCGGCCGGTCGGCCGTCGCCATCTGTTGTCTTGATCTGAGATGCTGGCAGATCTTGTTCACCGCCAACTTGTGGATTTTGGTCGTCCGGGGGAACGACAGATTCACCGGGTTTCGGCTCGTAAATAACAACAGGATCGCCATCGAACTCCGGATCTGCGAACAGACGCGTTGCCCCTTTGAAATCCATAATGGTGAAGTAGAGCTTCTGATAGTCCTCACGCAAACGGGTGCCCCGACCGATTATCTGCTTGAACTCGGACATCGAATTGATTGTTTGATCGAGCACGATTAATTTACAGGTCTTCGCGTCTACCCCTGTTGTCAGAAGTTTAGAAGTAGTTGCAATAACTGGATAAGGTTCGTCGTTATCGATGAAGTAGGATAGCTGGGCCTTGCCCTCGGTATCATCTCCTGTGATGCGCATCACATACCGACGATTTCTCGCAGCAGCGGGTATGATTTTTACCAGTTCTTGCCGCATTCGTTCAGCATGGTCTTGGTCGTCGCAGAAGATAATGGTCTTCGCCATTGGGTCGGTGGCTTTCAAGTACTCCCAAGCCTTCATGGCAACTAATCGAGTGCGCTTTTCTAGAACAAGGCCTCGGTCGAAGTCTTTCGAATTGTACTGTCGCTGCTCCACCGGCTGCCCCAGTTTGTCCAGTTTTCCTGTTTCAGGCGTGTAACCCAACGCATCGACATCGGTGGCAATGCGAATGACCTTGTAAGGTGCCAGGAAGCCGTCCTCGATCCCTTGCTTTAAAGAGTAAGTGTAAACTGGTTCGCCAAAATAATTGAAATTGCTTATTTCTTTTGTTTCTCTCGGTGTCGCGGTTAGGCCTAGGTGCGTTGCGTTGCCGAAGTAATCGAGAACCTCCCGCCAGGCAGAGTCGTCCGCTGCGCTGCCCCGATGGCATTCGTCGACAACGACAAGATCGAAAAAATCTGACGGGAACTGTCGATAGATTTGCTTCCATTGCTCGCGGCCGGTCACTGCTTGATAAAGCGCCAGATAAATTTCATAGTTTTTCTTGACTTC comes from the Roseinatronobacter monicus genome and includes:
- the hsdR gene encoding EcoAI/FtnUII family type I restriction enzme subunit R, producing the protein MNKLNFSERDICTKYIIPAIQLAGWQLHQFREEVGLTDGRVLVRGTLAARIRNPEVKGGPKRADFVLYGRPNIPIAVIEAKQAKFFIGHGIQQALAYAEMIDAPFAISSNGDGFLLHDRTGITQPIERELSLNGFPSLDELWPVYRQWKGLSEPNATKLVEQPFYSDGSGKAPRYYQRVAINRTIEAVAKGQSRVLLVMATGTGKTYTAFQIIWRLWKAKAKKRILFLADRNILVDQTMQQDFAPFGEVMHKVTNREVKKNYEIYLALYQAVTGREQWKQIYRQFPSDFFDLVVVDECHRGSAADDSAWREVLDYFGNATHLGLTATPRETKEISNFNYFGEPVYTYSLKQGIEDGFLAPYKVIRIATDVDALGYTPETGKLDKLGQPVEQRQYNSKDFDRGLVLEKRTRLVAMKAWEYLKATDPMAKTIIFCDDQDHAERMRQELVKIIPAAARNRRYVMRITGDDTEGKAQLSYFIDNDEPYPVIATTSKLLTTGVDAKTCKLIVLDQTINSMSEFKQIIGRGTRLREDYQKLYFTIMDFKGATRLFADPEFDGDPVVIYEPKPGESVVPPDDQNPQVGGEQDLPASQIKTTDGDGRPAGVEIGGGTGPGRVKYFIDDVEVRVAVERSQYLDANGKLITEDYRVLLKDSIKKSLQDEFGSLTEFLRRWNSADRKQAVLELLTSQGVPLEILQQAVPNGVKLDAFDLVAHVAFDQKPLTRRERAENVRKRDVFGKYGEQARAVLEALLDKFADHGVQDIEDAKVLELPPFDQFGSKTQIRRGIFGSVEDYAEAVRSLEKALYENDEQRQA